A single region of the bacterium genome encodes:
- a CDS encoding DUF4398 domain-containing protein produces MRSVTTACCLLLVVAAAGCSSNPPLRTESSTSAIRAAEAVGASSVPRAALHLQLAKEELDRANALAEKGDKDEAASLLMRAEVDAELAILLSREQDEKTEAAQAMERVHQLQNDNR; encoded by the coding sequence ATGAGATCCGTAACGACGGCCTGTTGTCTTCTGTTGGTCGTAGCCGCCGCGGGCTGTTCGAGCAACCCCCCGTTGCGCACCGAATCGTCGACCTCCGCCATCCGCGCGGCCGAAGCGGTCGGAGCGAGCTCCGTTCCGCGTGCCGCCCTGCACCTGCAGTTGGCGAAGGAGGAGCTGGACCGCGCGAACGCCCTGGCCGAGAAGGGCGACAAGGACGAGGCCGCGTCGCTGCTGATGCGCGCCGAGGTCGATGCAGAGCTCGCCATCCTGCTCTCCCGTGAGCAGGACGAGAAAACGGAAGCGGCACAAGCCATGGAGCGGGTCCACCAGCTCCAGAACGACAACCGGTGA